Part of the bacterium genome is shown below.
AAGCGGCTCTTGCAGTAAAGCATCTGAATCCTACACCCTGAACTCGACCTTCGATTATTATTTTAACTCTCTTCATGCTGGTATATTTAGCACTCCTTTTAACTTGGAGATAGCATCTTTTGGTTCTTTAGCGGAAATAACTCCGTTTATATCCCATTGAGACATGAGGGTAATAACAGGTTTATTTAACTGTAAAAAGTATGCTATTTCGCTAAGTGTGCCATAATTTCCGCCTATAGCTATTGCGGCATCGGCGGAATGGGCAATTATGCTATTCCGAGCAACTCCGATTCCGGTGGCTACTACTACCCTAACATAATGATTTGCGGAGTTTCTGTTTTTTCCGGGAAGAATAC
Proteins encoded:
- a CDS encoding TIGR00725 family protein, whose product is MKNFRRQIAVIGGRKAEREVLQAAEEVGALIAEQEWQLICGGMRGVMRSACLGASNAGGLTIGILPGKNRNSANHYVRVVVATGIGVARNSIIAHSADAAIAIGGNYGTLSEIAYFLQLNKPVITLMSQWDINGVISAKEPKDAISKLKGVLNIPA